Genomic segment of Thermococcus sp.:
GGCGTTATGCTCGACGGAAGGCTCGTCCAGGTCGGTTCGGTCAGGGAGGTCTTTTCGAGGCCGGCGAACGAGGAGGTTGCCCGCTTCTTGGGCTTTGAGAACATCATCGAGGGCACGGCTAAGGGAAGGAGGCTGAGGGCGAACGGCCTTGAGATAGAGCTTCCGGTCGAGGCAGAGGGACGGGTGAGGGTTGGCATAAGGCCCGAAGATATAATCCTCTCGATGGAACCCCTCCGCAGCTCCGCGAGGAACGAGTTCAAAGCGGTGGTTGAGTCGGTAGAGGAGCTTGGGCCGGTTGTCAGGGTTCACCTCAATGCCGGGGGGATTCATCTCAGGGCCTTCATAACGCGCTCCTCGATGCTGGAGATGGGGTTAAGCGCCGGAAAAGAAGTGTGGGTGGGCTTCAAGGCGAGCGCCCTTCACGTCTTCTGAGCCTGTCCCTTATCTCCACGGGCAGGTTCTCGTATACCTCCTGGAGGGTGTCAATCAGCTCGACAAGCTCCCCCGCCGTCAGCGTCGTTGTCTTCGGCCCGATTTCGAGGATCACCGCGTCGTATTCTTCCGGTGAAACCTCCTCAAGCTCGTCAAGGTGCTCGCTCTTCCTCGGGATGACGTTCACCTCGCCTATCATCCTGCTCCCCCTGATGTGGGCTTCCCCCTCCTCGATCGGAATCTCCTTGGGGCAGTCGTAGCGCTCGACGAAGATTTTGATGTCCACCACAGGAGTCCCGTCCATGGCATCTATCCAGTCGATGTAAAGACGGTTCCCTTCAATGCGATGAATTCTGACGGTGTAGAGCGCTACCGGGTTCGGTCTGTAGGGTGAGCGAGTCGCGAAAACTCCTGTCAGTGGATTCTTCGGGTTGCCGTAGGGGTGCACTTTGAGGACTCTCCTCTTAGGGGGCGTATCGCTCCCGTGGAACCAGAGGACGAGCTTTACCCAGTCCCCCTCGCGGAGGCCTTCCGTCGCCTTCCAAAACTCTGGGAGGATTTCTACGAAGGTCTCCTGAAGTTCCTCGTTCTTCCGGAGGTATCCAACCGGGACGATTTTGAAGGGTTTGAAGTTCACCCGCACCACCGGCTTAATTAGACCGCAAGATTTAAAACTTAACCTCCACTTATTCCAGACCACAGTATATAGTAACAGGTGGTAAATATGGAAGTTGGAGAGCTTGCCTTGCTCTCATCTCTCATCGTTGATGCTATTTCCGAGGTTTACATCGGAAACAGAGACGTCGTGGAGAAGACCCTCGCAGCGGCCCTCGTCAACGGCAACGTCCTCTTTGAGGATCACCCCGGTCTCGGAAAGACCCTCCTAGCAAAGGCCTTTTCCAGGGTTCTCGGCCTCGACTACAGGAGAATACAGTTCACTCCCGACCTTCTCCCAGCGGATATAGTTGGAACCAAGGTGTGGCGCCAGAACACCGGAACCTTCGAGCTTGTCAGGGGACCTGTCTTTACAAACGTTCTCTTAGCCGATGAGATAAACCGCGCCCCGCCGAAGACCCAGTCGGCTCTGCTCGAGGCGATGGAGGAACGGCAGGTGACCATAGAGGGCGAGACCCTCAAGCTTGAGAGGCCCTTCTTCGTGATGGCCACCCAGAACCCGATAGAGTACGAGGGAACTTATCCACTCCCGGAGGCCCAGCTTGACCGTTTCCTCCTCCGCCTGAGCGTTGGCTATCCGAAGACCCTTGAGGACGAGGTTGCCATACTTGAGGCCAGGCTCAGGTGGAAGAAGGATGACCCCACGGTCGACTTAAAGCCGGTTATAGACAGGGAAACGTTCCTTGAGATGCAGAGAACCGTCGAAGAGTCGGTCTACGTCAGCAGGCCGGTTTTGAGGTACATAGCCGAGCTCGTCAGGAACGTGAGGGCTGATGGAAGAGTTGAGGCAGGCCCGAGTCCCAGGGGAGCACTGGCCCTCCTGAAGGTCGCCAAGGCGAGCGCCGCCATGGACGGAAGGGACTTTGTTATACCGGACGACGTTAAGAAGTTCGCCTTCGAGACCCTCTCCCACAGAGTGGTCATAAAGGCGGAGTACTCCTTTGAGGGCGTCACCGGAAGGGAGGTCGTTGAGAAGGCCCTCCAGGCGACACACGTTCCTAAAGAGAGTGAGGAGTAATGGACAGGGTTAGGGTTGCAATCCTGGTTTTTCTCCTCTCCGCCCTGATGGTCATTTCCCTGAGCTTCACTTACATCCCCAAGAAGGGGTTAAACCTTAGTGGGATTAAGGAGGAACTATCCTCCGAAGCCAATCCGCAGAAGGGCATGAAAAGCACAGTCGATGTAGATAATCTGAGAGAACAGAAGGTAGGTAAGGTTCCCCCTGATACTGACTTTACTTTCAAGCCTACGACTGAGAAAGCCTCCTGTCCAGTGGTAATACGTCCCACGGATCCCTTCTTAGTGTGCGTTGACACCCCTGCAAAGGGCATTCCCATTAAGGAGGGTTCCTACTGGGACATGCTGGTTAAGTACAAGGGCCTCTATTACGTGCCCCTTGAAGGACACAGACTCATCAAGGGAATCAATGACCATGCATACCTCCGTACTGATAAGCCCCTTGTGCTTTCCTATCCAGGTGGCGAGTTCTCGATATGGGTCAACTCCTTCTTTCCGGGTCGCCTCGTTCCCGTTAACTCCAAGTACCTCGTCGTTTCTAACATCTCTCAGCCCTACGTTATGTATCACTGGAGAATCACCTACGAAATTGATAAAAACGCACCCCCTGGCTATTATCCGCTCTTCTTCCTCCTCAACTCGAGCAACGGGACGATTGCCAACGCGCTCCTAACCTGGGTAGAGGTTCTCCCAAAGGCCATCGTGGGGGTAACCTCCATGCCATCACAGCTTTCTGGCAACGGAACACTGAAAATGACCGTTAGTGGAACGGTTACCTATTTTAATGGCTCTCCCGTTAAGGGTGGCACGATTACAATAACAATAAACCGGACAAAGAGCGAGAAGGGCATTGTTGTCGGGAAAGGAAACGTTGTCAACGGAACCTTCAACGTCGGTTGCTCAATCCCATCCGATGCCGTTGGGAAGTACTCGGTGGTGGCCCACTATAGAGGCCCCTACGCTTATCCCGGGAACAGCGACCCCGAAGTTGTTATAAAACGCCGTCCCTCCATTGATGCGAACGTTACGGTGTCAGATAACTTGACATTCGTAAGGGGGCTGGTTCACTACGGCGCTTCACCTCTGAACGGCACCATCGTCGTGCTTGCCCAGCGGGGAAAGAAGGTTTTAAAAATCCGGCAAAATCTGAAGAACGGAACCTTCTCGGTCAGGCTCGACGGAAAGGTGGATGAGATCGAGGTAATCTACGGCGGAAGTGGCTTCTACCTCCCAACCCAGAAGGTCGTCTACAAAAAGAAGGGCTTACTGCCTGAGAGCTTTCATGTTAACCTTCGTTTAGGAGATTCTGCAGTTCTTATCCTCCTCCCCATCTCTCTCCTGGCCGTTGTCGGGGCGGGCTTTCTCGTTGCCAGGAAAGGAAATGGAGTCCCCACAGAAAATGCTGTGGAGGCTGAGGGAGTCAATCACTCTAGGGAGGTTTCCCTCGCAAGGAGGGTCTTTCTGCCCGGGGAGGAAGTGGAGTTTCCTGCACCACCTGAGTGCGATGTCCTGCTGGACGGAAAGACCGTGGAGGGGTCGCTGAGGTTATCTACACCCGGGAAACACCTCCTTGAAATCTGTGGGAGGGTCTTTGAAATCTACATCTTACCACCGAAAGAGGCCATAATCAAGCTCTACGAACTGCAATTCCTTCCCTTTGCCCGGTCCGCTGTCTACGTCGACAACAGGACTCCCTACGAGATTGCCGGGGCCTTTGGCTCGACCGATTTCTTCAGAGATGCCATGCAAGTGGCCAAGATTTTCACCCTGGCCAGATACTCCCTCAGGGACATTGGGAAGGGGGATTTTTGGGAGATGGTTGAGGCAATG
This window contains:
- a CDS encoding ABC transporter ATP-binding protein — its product is PHMSVFDNIAFGLRLRKLSKAEIERKVREVAEVLGIGHLLDRKPKTLSGGESQRVAIARALVVEPRLLLLDEPFANLDVQTRSKLLAEMKRWREELGFTALHVTHSFEEAVSLGDRVGVMLDGRLVQVGSVREVFSRPANEEVARFLGFENIIEGTAKGRRLRANGLEIELPVEAEGRVRVGIRPEDIILSMEPLRSSARNEFKAVVESVEELGPVVRVHLNAGGIHLRAFITRSSMLEMGLSAGKEVWVGFKASALHVF
- the tsaA gene encoding tRNA (N6-threonylcarbamoyladenosine(37)-N6)-methyltransferase TrmO, yielding MNFKPFKIVPVGYLRKNEELQETFVEILPEFWKATEGLREGDWVKLVLWFHGSDTPPKRRVLKVHPYGNPKNPLTGVFATRSPYRPNPVALYTVRIHRIEGNRLYIDWIDAMDGTPVVDIKIFVERYDCPKEIPIEEGEAHIRGSRMIGEVNVIPRKSEHLDELEEVSPEEYDAVILEIGPKTTTLTAGELVELIDTLQEVYENLPVEIRDRLRRREGRSP
- a CDS encoding MoxR family ATPase codes for the protein MEVGELALLSSLIVDAISEVYIGNRDVVEKTLAAALVNGNVLFEDHPGLGKTLLAKAFSRVLGLDYRRIQFTPDLLPADIVGTKVWRQNTGTFELVRGPVFTNVLLADEINRAPPKTQSALLEAMEERQVTIEGETLKLERPFFVMATQNPIEYEGTYPLPEAQLDRFLLRLSVGYPKTLEDEVAILEARLRWKKDDPTVDLKPVIDRETFLEMQRTVEESVYVSRPVLRYIAELVRNVRADGRVEAGPSPRGALALLKVAKASAAMDGRDFVIPDDVKKFAFETLSHRVVIKAEYSFEGVTGREVVEKALQATHVPKESEE
- a CDS encoding Ig-like domain-containing protein codes for the protein MDRVRVAILVFLLSALMVISLSFTYIPKKGLNLSGIKEELSSEANPQKGMKSTVDVDNLREQKVGKVPPDTDFTFKPTTEKASCPVVIRPTDPFLVCVDTPAKGIPIKEGSYWDMLVKYKGLYYVPLEGHRLIKGINDHAYLRTDKPLVLSYPGGEFSIWVNSFFPGRLVPVNSKYLVVSNISQPYVMYHWRITYEIDKNAPPGYYPLFFLLNSSNGTIANALLTWVEVLPKAIVGVTSMPSQLSGNGTLKMTVSGTVTYFNGSPVKGGTITITINRTKSEKGIVVGKGNVVNGTFNVGCSIPSDAVGKYSVVAHYRGPYAYPGNSDPEVVIKRRPSIDANVTVSDNLTFVRGLVHYGASPLNGTIVVLAQRGKKVLKIRQNLKNGTFSVRLDGKVDEIEVIYGGSGFYLPTQKVVYKKKGLLPESFHVNLRLGDSAVLILLPISLLAVVGAGFLVARKGNGVPTENAVEAEGVNHSREVSLARRVFLPGEEVEFPAPPECDVLLDGKTVEGSLRLSTPGKHLLEICGRVFEIYILPPKEAIIKLYELQFLPFARSAVYVDNRTPYEIAGAFGSTDFFRDAMQVAKIFTLARYSLRDIGKGDFWEMVEAMERMGVFE